From the Penaeus vannamei isolate JL-2024 chromosome 37, ASM4276789v1, whole genome shotgun sequence genome, the window caggcccccaccacactttacagcactttcagtaccagtatacaggcttgctattagtccaataatccttgttggtattcctctcagcctcaggatctcccaaagtgactcccgatgcaccgtatcgaacgccttcttgaggtcgatgtaggctatatatatatgtaggctatatacaatatgtatatatatatatatatatatatatatatatatatatatatatatatatatatatgtatatatatgtactagcctggaggctaagaggcaagggagacgaaacggtataagagggacaggaggagaagcactcgggaaccacggggcaggtgaggacaggagaacggaagcgaagggaggtcaggtcaggtcggtcAGGTGGTCTGTGTGACAGGTGgtcggcataagggaggagacaaaggatgtgggaagcgaggaggctgtcggcaggagagaaaccgctgtttaagttgaaattaggcagcagcttaatgagagaagattccaccagtctgcgggcatggacatatAAATGTGACAGACTAACTTTATGGCACGCCATCTAAGCATACTACGGTAGAACATATGTGGCTTCAACTCAATAAATCCCATCCTCCAAGCAATACTGCAGTCAAGAAACATTGACAtggtcatgctccaggagacattaACAAAGAATTTTGTTCACTTCTCAGGCTATCATGTCTTTATGTTGCCAAGCACATCTAGCAGCAGAGGCTTGATCAACCTAGTCAAAGTAACAATCCCCTGCTCCTTAATAGCCGACCCACCGAACAGTGGAGATGGTGtcgaatctcttgctgttgagatccaCCTAGTTGGGGGCCTCCTCATGTTGTACAATGTGCATATCAGACCAACCTGTAGAAGCTTAGACGTCAGTCAGGTCTACGCCAGTACAGCACAAGACAAAGTAATTACAGGGAGATCTTCagtgcacacacacccattccGGCTTCCTAAAATGACGTAATTAGATGTGACAGGCAATCACAAAGCCCAATGTACTTGTGGGACATTCTCTGAGATTGCTTCTTCTCAACACCCAAGAACCAAAGCatatgaagggaggggtcctagacctcacctttgacAGAGCACCCATGGTGGACAGAATCAGATGGTATGTCGATGAGActgttacatgtgtgtgtgtgtgtgtgtgtgtgtgtgtgtgtgtgtgtgtgtgtgtgtgtgtgtgtgtgtgtgtgtgtgtgtgcgtgtgtgtgtgtgtgtgtgtgtgtgtgtgtgtgtgtgtgtgtgtgtgtgtgtgtgtgtaataatccTATCTTGGCTATTTATAACCATCTATAAGAAAAGGAAGTGAATGTTCATTTCATTGAATACCATTTCCTATCTTCcatatctgtattttttctctacATGCCTCTAACAAATTCATGTAATCAACTGTTTCAGAATAGGACTCTTGTTACACTGATCTATTGATTATTTGCTTGAAGTATTTCATATGCCAGTTACCAAGTAATTTCTGTAGTTAGTAAAATCCatcatatatagtttttttttattattattgatttacatCCAACAAAATTCTTTCAGTAGGGcaaattctttttcattatcatattataggttttttcttttcttttttacaaaaaaataactttttctctcatttcattttcaaATCACAGAGTACCTTATTATATCATCCAAAAGGTCATAAAACAAAAAtctttatttacacatattttcTTTCTAAACACTTTaccaattacattttttttctttttacaaatctTAAAACATCTTATCACGCATTAGCATACACCCCTTTCAAGAGACTAAATACCCTAGGGTTGTATCCTTCAAGTGTGGGCTTTGCTGCACGGTAAGAGCATGAACTAAACAGAGTCTCCCACGGCTGGGTCCAGAAGATGTTCTTTGCGGGGCCTGTGAGATTCAGGGTATTCAGCTGGAAGGCGCTTATGTGGTATTGGCAGCCATTTGTGTGTACCACTTGGACTACTACAGGCTGTGCAGTGAGGTCTTCGTCGGAAGTCTTCATATGatttaagaaagaagaaattaagattGGGTTAAGAGGTTATCTCCTCCAATTATAAAGTTGAAAACAATGAATAGTAATAAACGGACAGTGAAAAAGTAATTTGGTACTTTGAAATCAAGAGAAACTTTCTCTTCTGTAATACAAGTATCACCTACTACCCAGTATATCTTCagtataaacaagaataaaaattctttgaaactacaaaataaaaccaagaaagaaaCATTCACCTTGCCAAAATGCTTAGCATAGGAAGCTGCATGAGCAAAgccatgaaggagagagagggcttgGAAATGCTCCTCCTTGCCTCTCATTCGCGGCTCATTGTGGTGAATGAAGATGGTGTGAAGATGGACTCGGCTCGAGCCAACACCTGTTACAAGAAAGAGTTTAGTGAAATGTAACAGGTTGTGGATGTTCTTCAATTCTGTATCATTTGATATTTCTCTACaataaatgactataatgagaGAAAGTTTAGGAAATGCAACCCCTTGGATaattgagagagaggtgagagagagagagagaggtgagagagagagagagaggtgagagaggtaagagagagagagaggtaagagagagagagaggtaagagagagagagagaggtgagagagagagagagaggtgagagagagagagagaggtgagagagagagagagggagagagagagagagagagagagagagagagagaaagagagaggagagagagagagagagagagagagagagagagagagagagagagagagagagagagagagagagagagagagagagagagagagagagagagaggtgagagagagagagagaggtgagagagagagagagagggtgagagagagagagagaggagagagaggtgagagagagaggtgagagagagagagagagagagagagagagagagagagagagagagagagagagagagagagagagagagagagagagagagagagagagagagagagagagagagagagagagagagagagagagaggtgagagagagagagagagaggtggagagagaggtgagagagagaggtgagagagagagagagagagaggtgagagtgagagagagagagagagagagagagagtgagagtgagagagagagagagaggtgagagagagagagagagagggagagagagagagagaggtgggagggagaggggagagagatagagagagagagagagggagagagcgagagagaaagagaaagagagagagagagagagagagagagagagagagagagagagagagagagagagagagagagagagagagagagagagagagagaggtgagagagagagagagagagggagagagagagagagagggtgagacagaagagagagagagagagagagagcgagagggagagagagagagagaggtgcagagagagagagagagagagagagagagagaggtggagagaaagagagagagagagaggtggagagaaagagagagagagaggtggagagaaagagagagagagagaggtggagagaaagagagagagagaggtggagagaaagagagagagagagagagagagagagagagagagagagcgaaagagctgggggagagagagagagagagagagcgaaagagagagagagagagagagagcgagaaagtgagagagagagagagcgagtgagagagaaagaacgaaaaagcgagagagagagagagagagagagagagagagagagagagagagagagaggtgagagaaagatagagagagagagaggggagagaatggtagagagagagagagagagaggtgagagaatgatagagagagagagagagagagagagagagaagttagggaatgatagagagagagagagagagagagagagagagagagagagagagagagagagagaagttagggaatgatagagagagagagagagagagagagaggtggtgagagagagagagagagaggtgagagagagagagagagaggtgagagagagagagagagagaggtgagagagagaggtgagagagagaggtgagagagagagagagagagagagagagagagagagagagagagagagagagagagagagagagagagagagagagagagagagagagagagagagagagagagagagagagccgaaagcgaaaaagagagagagagagagagagagcgggaaagggagagagagagagagagagagagagagagagagagagagaaagagagagagagagagagagagagagagagagagagagagagagagagagagagagagagagagagagagagagagagagagagagagagagagagagagcgaaagagacaggagagagagagacagggagagagagagagatgagagagagagagaagagagagagagagagagacaggtgagagagagagacaggtgagagagagagacaggtgagagagagagagagagacaggtgagagagagagagagagacaggtgagagagagagagggagagagaagagagagagagagagagagaggagagggagagagagagacaggtgagagagagagagagagacaggtgagagagagagagagagagagacagagtgagagagagagagacagtggtgagagagagagagagagagagagaaagagagagagagatagagaaagagatagagagagagagagagagagagagagagagagagagagagagagagagagagagagagagagagagagagagacagagagagagagagagagagagagagagagagagagagagagagagagagagagagagagagagatataaacaagAACATggacacacctacactcacataACCATCTCCGCTACACAGACTCACCATAAGCATCATTGAGAGAGTAGTTTTTCCAGAGCTTGCAGTTGATGAATGGAGACAAAGGATATATATCAGGCAGAGGCTGGCCATCGAGCGACCTCACCTCAGACGGACCGACTAACGCGCTAAGAGGTTTGGGCGAGGAAAGGATGAAAGCTGCTCTAAGTTTCAACTGCATCAAACGATCTGTTGTTGagtggaaaaaacaacaaaacaataatgattacagtgcAGATTTAATAGAAGTAAGTGAAAAGAGGGttagaaagtaataataacctGATCTTAAATTATGCATATTTAGAGAGGCATATAATTCAAATTGGCTGTCATTAATGACAGAAATTTTCCTTTCAAAAAGACAATATTAGATTTTAGATATCAGGCAATAAGATTAAATTTTGATGTAAAATTCTAATAGAATGCAGAATATGGATTTACTAGTTTTCACATCAACCTTAACATTGAACGAGAAAGTTTgaaggaaaaagatgagaagCTAAATATACTTATTCTACTTCTGCAAACATTTAATATTGCAAACCTTTCTATATCTTATTACACTATTCATACACAATATGAAGCAGTGGTTAAATTTTCAAACCATGTAATTCTACAAAAATTATttttgagaaaataataatgaataaaaaaaggagaaaggccaTACactaaactgaaaaaaatacacCATAGTTTAGCACCTGCGTGGTTGAGTGTGACCTGTGTCAGCGTGTCCTCCACCAGGTGACGAGATGCGCCTTCGGGAAAGATCTGgtcgagcagcagcagcagttggtATGTCAGGCTCTTACTGTAAATTTCAATTGCATTAGATGAGTACAATGTCCActgactactactactggtaattCTGTGATTAGTGGAATTTATGTGTTTGCTATCTTGATCTATCAAAATTTCCTGATAATAAAGAAGGTAAaaaggttaatgataatcattgcccCTGCCAAAAAGGGGATGTATTACCAAGAGAGTTAATGCTAATTATCAACACAGTGACACTCtctcatatacagacacagacacagacacacacacacacacacacacacacgcacacacacacacacacacacacacacacacacacacacacacacacacacagacagacagacagacagacagacagacagacagacagacagacagacagacagacagacagacagacagacagacagacagacagacagacagacagacagacagacacacgcacaaatgcacgcacgcacgcacgcatgcacacacacacacgtgcacgtacgcacgcacgtacgcatgcactcactcactcactctatcgtCTTCCTACTCACTAACGCTGCAGTGTATCTATGCAAAAGTACCCAAAAGTAAAATCAATATCACTTgactcacttctttctcttcaagGGAATCCCATACTCTCTCTTGAACTTCCAGCCTGGGTTATTAATCACGTCCAGCACCCTTGGCAACTTCTCCTGGTATGAGTCTAGGAGGTGTGCATGTAAGATGGCTCTGTTGCGGAAGAATAACGATACTATGATGGCAACTGCTACCTTGGTTTTGCTCAGACTGGTTATGGCAAGATGATGGAAATATCTCACATCTTTCTTTACTGACTTGTTTGCCTCATCATATTTGCTTTTAAGACCTAGCTTTTATATTCttacattattactttatttttattattctgtatATGTTTGTAACTCTCACaatcatcatatattatcattataagacaatgttttacataattatttattgatattcatgGGTTTCAGTATTATATTGAAATTTGCCTTCAGGTTTCCTTTAACAGATGcatattaattttttaaaaaggaattGTCAAGCCGTTATCCACAAGATTACATGATTACATGATCTATtactaaatacaatatatatgtccTTGTGGATAATGGCTTGACATTTTCCTTTCTAAAAAATGAATATGCATCTGTTGAGGAAACCTGAATGCAAATTTCAATATAATACTGAAAcccataaatatcaataaatgattatgtaaaacatcttcttaaaatataaatatgaaattcataataataagaaagaaagaaagagaaataaacatcaattcttttttccctctcaacACTATAAACTACAGTTTGTCTGATAAGAGCTGAACATCATCATAAGTAACACTCAAAATAATGAATTCACAAGCCACGTACTCCTTaactctttcatcctcctcagCAGTGTTGTCAACAGCATTTCCCAAGATGGAATCAGGCAGGGATGTCTGCACAATGGAGTTGGTTAGAAGCTGTACCTGAGGTACAACTGCTACTGGAGAAAACATGTTGTTAAAGACATAGCATGGCTGTTCGTTGGGTTCCATCACCTGCTGACCTGGCAGAGGTGGAAGGTCTACCATCTTCCTTCTGGAAAAGGCAAACATCAATTCCTCGATATAGTTTCCCATGTGGCATAAATACGGATATTTGTCACTCTGTATCATTTAATGGCTGTTTTACAGGATACCACTATCATCAATTTATGAGCATAATCCACTTTCCCTCCAGGCAATTTTCAGGATGCAGGCTGGTAGACTTACTCTTTGTGATAGGGTGGTGAAAAAATTTCTTTGGGGTCAAGAGCTTTTATTCCTTTTGACGCCAAAATTGCTTCTGCACCTGTGTCAGCCACGCGTCTCCTGCCCTGTATAAGCCAGAGAGCACGGAACTGTGCACCTATGTTCTGTGCACATCTTAGCTCTGTTGTTCTCATTATGATAAATTCTCTAGcgcaaaatgagaaagaaaaaaaaagcataattaGTCTACACAATAAtttcacatatatccatatattcatattcatacatattgttgatatcactatgtatatatcatcattattactattattaaaatgataataataatagtaataataatggaaaaaaaaaaaaacataatgacaatggcaatgatttatagatgataataataaaaaaaaaatatataaataataataataataataataataataataataataataataataataataacaataataataataataatagtagtagtagtgatagtaataacaacaacaataataataataatatttttattataactcaaataataattatcatcatcatcattattactattactattaccattattataattttttattattattattatataattactataatttttactaacattataattattactattactattactatcattattattattattattattattattattattattattattattattattattattatcattatcattattattattattattattattattattatcatcatcatcattattattatcatcatcattattattattactattatcattattattatcattattatcattattatcattattattattatcattattattattattattattattattattattattattattattattattattattattattattattattattattattattattattattattattattatcattattattattatcattattattatcattattattattattattatcatcattattattttcatcattattatcatctttattattattatggcaataataaaaactaaaataatcattaccataattatcattattgttatgacaatcataatgctaataataattataacaatacttattatcattatcataggagTTACAACactgaaataaaataatacaataataatgattttgataatattgatgataatgttgacaatgtcCCAATAACCAGGGAGGCGAGTTGCTGAGCAACTGCTGTGCCGGCCAGCATTTAGGCGAGAGAACTTGGAATCATTTCTTGGGAGAGCCTATAAGCTTTATCTTGCCAGAAAGTACCAGTATGCAATAGAAGAATGTTAGCCTTTGCTAAATCTCAAAATCTCTAAGCAACTGCTCGTACTAACCTGCACTTACTGTTTGACTAAAACAACTATACATAAATGTGGTAAAGCTTTACGTTAAATTATATGTAAGTCCATTAATAGAGGTATGGAGCAAGTTGCACAGGTGAGTTGTGTGGAGACACTGTGTTAGCATATTGCAGATAGCACTAAAAGGCTAAAAGGCTTAGCTGCAAAAACAAGAAGAGCATAATAGAATCCAAATAAGTTCAGGGTTAAGCCCGTAAAATAACTTTTTTAAAACAATTAATTATCCTATACCTGAACAGTATGTGGTTAAAGTACAAGAGATAAATAACACTGTATTTGACAGataatgatatattttcattcttaacTGAGTGCACTCACATAGTGTGCCTTTTATAAGCATTTCAATATCTCACTGTGACCAAATGTCACTCATGATGTTTATATGGTCGAAAGTATAAACCATCTTTGTGAAATATGCCGATTAATCTTTAGGGTATGGACACACTATTGGTTCTATCAATGCTGGTCCTACTGCTATTTGTTATTTGGGCAAACTGAAGATAATATTGTTGTTGTGGACAAAAAGTTTCCTTCATCTGTATAAGAACTAATCTGCAGACATAAAACTCCACAACTAAAGGAAATAGATCACAGAAAGCATTGCTTACAGCCTACGTCCACTCGGTGCTCATCAGTTTTAGGTCTATCTATGTTTGCCGGCAACTGCAACTTTAATTGTTGGATAAATTTCCTGACGTGGTCTTGGGGACTGGCAAGTGCATCTGTACTGCAAGGAATTACTAATACAGCAATTGGATGGGGTTCTGGCGGCTTTTCCTCTGGATTAGCACGTTTAGTTCATACAACAATCCTTGTGGTAGTCTGTTCGAGTTATGGACTTAATCCCTAACAAACGCAATCCTTTTCTATATTCTGCCGAGTATACATTTAGCTCAAGGTATGTCAACAAATCAAATGTCTAATGAACATGAAATCACAATGCTGACTGTTTTCATAACAAAAATACCAGACAAGACCATAGGCGCATATCTTAATCTCTACCTCGTAAAGAAACTATTCTTTTTTACTTGAACAGCTACAAAAGAGCCCAAagtagaataataacaacaatattaaaaaaCAAGAGTATCCCTTTTTCTTGCAAGTTTCACCTTTACTTAATATAAAGAAACCCACAGTATACAAGCTCTAGAAATTATAAACTTTGTTCAAAACAAGGAAATTACCTGTagcgaaagataagaaagaaataatatatcaAAACATCAAAGGTGTTTACACAAACAACTCTCACTGCAGACGAAAACACACGTTAAATTTCAATACCACAGAGTTCCTCCCATGCCGGTCATCTAATATCATTATCTAAGTATAAAATCCGATTATTAACTTGTCATATTGAtttatcataatactaatactatcatttgaTAGTATTAGTGTTAGAATATTAGATATTCGAGCAAAACGGCTGAGACAAGATGGGGTAATTTTCAGTGGTATTTGGTTCCATCAATGCCGGTATgtatgtgtaacacacacacgcacacgcacgcacgcacacacacacacacacacacacacacacacacacacacacacacacacacacacacacacacacacacacacacacacacacacacacacacacacacacacacacacacacacacacacatatatatatatatatatatatatatatatatatatatatatatatatatatatatattgcttgtgcatacatacacacacacgcacacacacacacatatatggttgtgtgtttgtgtatatatatatatatatatatatatatatatatatatatatatatatatatatatatatatatatatatatacatatgtatgtatgtttgtatat encodes:
- the mRpL37 gene encoding large ribosomal subunit protein mL37, with protein sequence MRTTELRCAQNIGAQFRALWLIQGRRRVADTGAEAILASKGIKALDPKEIFSPPYHKERKMVDLPPLPGQQVMEPNEQPCYVFNNMFSPVAVVPQVQLLTNSIVQTSLPDSILGNAVDNTAEEDERVKEAILHAHLLDSYQEKLPRVLDVINNPGWKFKREYGIPLKRKNKSLTYQLLLLLDQIFPEGASRHLVEDTLTQVTLNHADRLMQLKLRAAFILSSPKPLSALVGPSEVRSLDGQPLPDIYPLSPFINCKLWKNYSLNDAYGVGSSRVHLHTIFIHHNEPRMRGKEEHFQALSLLHGFAHAASYAKHFGKTSDEDLTAQPVVVQVVHTNGCQYHISAFQLNTLNLTGPAKNIFWTQPWETLFSSCSYRAAKPTLEGYNPRVFSLLKGVYANA